One part of the Parabacteroides distasonis ATCC 8503 genome encodes these proteins:
- the pyk gene encoding pyruvate kinase, with the protein MLKHTKIVATVSDQRCDVAFVEALYKAGMNVVRLNTAHMMEEGLTRVVNNVRTVSDRIGILMDTKGPEVRTTTTVNKEPIPFKTGEIVKVIGNPDQETSHDCICVSYKNFVNDLAIGSDILIDDGDLEMKVTGKSGDCLLCEIQNDATLGSRKSVNVPGVRINLPSLTEKDRNNILWAIDHDLDFIAHSFVRNKQDVLDIQRILDERNSPIKIIAKIENQEGVDNIEEILEVAYGVMIARGDLGIEVPAEKIPGIQRMLIRKCVEVKKPVIVATQMLHSMINNPRPTRAEVTDIANAIYYRTDALMLSGETAYGKYPIEAVQTMTKVAREAEKTKLSANDIRVPIEGNDLDVTSFLAKQAVKSSSKLHVKAIITDSYTGRTARYLAAFRGTSTVFAICYNPRVMRMLGLSYGVWAVHQPYNDSRRGYFYDALNQLIHSGRITRNDMVAYLSGSFGEGGGTSFLEINNVGKVLDAGTQYQLPTFKE; encoded by the coding sequence ATGTTAAAGCATACGAAGATTGTTGCTACAGTTTCCGACCAGCGCTGCGACGTTGCGTTCGTTGAGGCGTTATATAAAGCGGGAATGAATGTGGTGCGCCTGAATACGGCTCACATGATGGAAGAGGGGTTGACCCGTGTGGTAAATAACGTCCGTACAGTATCCGACCGTATCGGTATCTTGATGGATACAAAGGGGCCGGAAGTACGTACCACGACGACGGTAAACAAGGAACCGATCCCTTTCAAGACTGGAGAGATCGTGAAGGTAATCGGTAATCCCGATCAGGAAACTTCGCATGATTGTATTTGTGTGTCATATAAGAATTTCGTGAACGACTTGGCGATTGGCAGCGACATCCTTATCGATGATGGTGATCTGGAAATGAAGGTTACCGGGAAATCCGGCGATTGTTTGCTTTGCGAGATCCAGAATGACGCTACGCTAGGTAGCCGCAAGAGCGTGAATGTGCCGGGCGTACGTATCAATTTGCCTTCGTTGACTGAGAAAGACCGTAATAATATCCTTTGGGCGATCGATCATGATCTCGATTTTATCGCTCACTCATTTGTTCGCAACAAACAGGACGTATTGGATATCCAACGTATCTTGGACGAGCGTAACAGCCCTATCAAGATTATCGCTAAGATCGAGAATCAAGAGGGTGTAGACAATATCGAGGAGATTTTGGAAGTGGCTTATGGCGTTATGATCGCTCGTGGTGACTTGGGTATCGAGGTTCCGGCCGAGAAGATCCCGGGTATCCAGCGTATGCTGATCCGTAAATGCGTGGAGGTGAAGAAGCCGGTTATCGTGGCTACGCAAATGCTTCATTCCATGATTAATAATCCTCGTCCTACTCGTGCCGAGGTTACGGATATCGCCAACGCTATTTATTATCGTACGGATGCTTTGATGTTAAGCGGTGAGACGGCTTATGGAAAATATCCGATCGAGGCGGTACAGACCATGACGAAAGTGGCTCGTGAAGCCGAGAAGACCAAGCTTTCCGCGAATGATATCCGTGTGCCGATCGAGGGGAATGATTTAGACGTAACTTCTTTCTTGGCGAAACAAGCTGTTAAGTCTTCTTCTAAATTACATGTGAAGGCGATTATCACGGATAGTTACACGGGTCGTACGGCACGTTATCTGGCCGCTTTCCGCGGAACCTCTACTGTGTTCGCTATATGCTATAATCCTCGTGTGATGCGTATGTTGGGTCTTTCTTATGGGGTATGGGCGGTTCATCAGCCGTACAACGACAGCCGTAGGGGATATTTCTATGATGCGTTGAACCAGCTGATCCATAGCGGACGTATCACTCGCAACGATATGGTAGCGTATTTGAGCGGTAGCTTCGGCGAAGGTGGCGGTACCAGCTTTTTGGAGATTAACAACGTAGGAAAGGTGCTGGATGCCGGCACGCAATATCAGTTGCCTACTTTTAAAGAGTAA
- the aroQ gene encoding type II 3-dehydroquinate dehydratase — protein sequence MKKIQIINGPNLNLLGKREPTVYGNASFEDYLSELRARFPQCEISYYQSNVEGEIINKIHEVGFEYDGIVLNAGAYTHTSIALHDAIKAVTTPVVEVHISNVHARESFRHVSMISAACRGVILGFGLDSYRLAIESFM from the coding sequence ATGAAGAAGATTCAGATCATCAATGGCCCTAATTTGAATCTGTTGGGCAAGCGAGAACCGACAGTATACGGAAATGCCTCGTTCGAGGACTATTTGAGCGAGTTACGTGCCCGCTTTCCTCAGTGTGAGATATCTTATTATCAAAGTAATGTGGAAGGAGAGATAATTAACAAGATCCATGAGGTGGGTTTTGAATATGACGGTATCGTGTTGAACGCCGGCGCTTATACGCATACTTCCATTGCGTTGCACGATGCTATCAAGGCGGTTACTACGCCAGTCGTGGAAGTGCATATCTCGAATGTGCATGCCCGTGAATCGTTTCGTCATGTGTCGATGATATCGGCGGCATGCAGGGGAGTGATTCTTGGGTTTGGGCTGGATTCGTATCGGTTGGCGATCGAATCGTTTATGTGA
- a CDS encoding O-methyltransferase encodes MFTGEIDAYILSHIDEEGDLLSALNRDANVNLLRPRMLSGHLQGRILKMFCRMIRPRRVLEIGTYTSYATLCMAEGMEEGALIHTIEINDEMEDFIMKYLSRSLHKDKIKVHFGDAMEIIPRLDETFDMVFIDADKRLYSEYYDLVFPMVRPGGLILADNTLWDGKVVEEVHPSDKQTKGILVFNEKVKQDDRVEKVILPLRDGLTMIWKK; translated from the coding sequence ATGTTTACGGGCGAGATTGATGCGTATATTCTTTCTCATATAGATGAAGAAGGGGATTTGCTGTCGGCGTTGAATCGCGACGCCAATGTGAACCTTCTCCGTCCGCGTATGCTATCCGGGCATTTGCAGGGTAGGATATTGAAGATGTTTTGCCGGATGATTCGTCCGAGAAGAGTCTTGGAGATCGGGACTTATACGTCTTATGCCACTTTGTGTATGGCGGAAGGCATGGAAGAGGGGGCATTGATCCATACGATCGAGATCAATGACGAGATGGAGGATTTTATCATGAAATATCTTTCCCGCTCGCTACATAAGGACAAGATAAAAGTCCATTTTGGGGATGCGATGGAGATTATCCCCCGTTTGGATGAGACGTTCGATATGGTTTTTATCGATGCCGACAAACGCCTGTATTCCGAGTATTATGATTTGGTATTCCCGATGGTCCGTCCGGGCGGCTTGATTCTCGCGGATAATACGCTTTGGGACGGTAAAGTGGTAGAAGAAGTGCATCCTTCCGATAAACAAACGAAGGGAATACTGGTTTTTAATGAAAAGGTTAAGCAAGACGATCGGGTAGAGAAGGTGATCCTCCCTTTACGTGACGGCTTGACGATGATCTGGAAAAAGTAA
- the xerD gene encoding site-specific tyrosine recombinase XerD — MRQGKDIINRYNTYLRLEKSLSANSIDAYLTDLDKLLRFAEDEKKDVKEISYDDLQQFIAQLRDIGIHPRSQARIISGIKSFYRFLLLDNYITNDPTELLESPKIGLKLPEVLTVNEINSILDTIDLTLPEGQRNRAMLEVLYSCGLRVSELTGLRYSDIYPKEGFIRVEGKGSKQRLVPISEVALREIKNYLYDRNSVVVKKGFEDILFLSRRGTALSRIMVFHIIKQQTEAAGIHKNVSPHTFRHSFATHLLEGGANLRAIQEMLGHEKITTTEIYTHIDREFLRKEILEHHPRSRPRT, encoded by the coding sequence ATGCGACAAGGAAAAGATATAATAAACCGATATAACACCTATTTACGATTAGAAAAATCGCTCTCAGCCAACTCCATCGACGCCTATTTGACAGATCTTGACAAATTGCTACGTTTCGCAGAGGATGAGAAAAAGGACGTTAAGGAGATCAGCTACGACGACTTGCAACAGTTCATCGCCCAATTACGTGACATCGGCATCCATCCCCGATCGCAAGCACGCATCATCTCGGGTATCAAATCGTTCTATCGTTTCTTATTGCTTGACAATTATATAACAAATGATCCGACCGAATTGTTAGAGTCTCCCAAGATCGGATTGAAGCTGCCGGAAGTATTAACCGTCAACGAGATAAATAGCATTCTCGACACGATAGACCTCACGCTTCCCGAGGGACAGCGGAACCGTGCGATGCTGGAGGTTTTATATAGTTGCGGACTGCGCGTATCGGAGCTTACTGGCCTGCGTTATTCGGATATATATCCCAAGGAAGGTTTCATCCGGGTAGAGGGTAAAGGAAGCAAACAACGGCTTGTTCCTATCTCCGAAGTTGCTTTGCGGGAAATTAAAAACTATCTGTATGACCGGAATTCGGTCGTGGTTAAAAAAGGCTTCGAGGATATTTTATTTCTAAGCCGGCGAGGAACGGCCCTCTCCCGTATCATGGTATTTCATATCATCAAGCAACAGACGGAGGCCGCCGGTATCCATAAAAACGTAAGTCCCCATACCTTCCGTCATTCTTTCGCCACCCACTTGCTGGAAGGCGGCGCCAACTTACGCGCTATCCAAGAGATGCTGGGGCATGAGAAAATCACCACCACCGAGATATATACACATATCGACCGGGAATTCCTTCGCAAAGAGATACTGGAACATCATCCGAGGAGCAGGCCAAGA
- a CDS encoding mannose-1-phosphate guanylyltransferase yields MKDNYCVIMGGGIGSRFWPFSRESYPKQFLDFFGSGRSLLQMTFDRFAKIIPTENIYIVTNESYADLIKEQLPELAEEQILLEPARRNTAPCIAYAAYHIKACNPEANIVVAPSDHLILKEDVFLRDVQKALDFVKRNRALVTLGIKPSRPETGYGYIQSSDTVVDDFTKVKTFTEKPNLELAKVFMESGEFFWNSGLFVWNVNTILEAFSKYLPDISSRFDLGKDKFNTPEEKAFIQENFPYCLNISIDYGIMEKAHNVYMLCVDFGWADLGSWGSLFDLANKDENENAVLKNNEAMLYECSGNVIALNNPKRLAVIQGLKDCIVAESGNVLLICKKDDEQRIKQFVADAKIKYGKEYN; encoded by the coding sequence ATGAAAGATAATTATTGCGTCATCATGGGAGGCGGAATCGGTAGCCGTTTCTGGCCTTTCAGTAGAGAAAGTTACCCAAAGCAATTCCTTGATTTTTTTGGGAGCGGACGGTCTTTACTGCAAATGACATTTGATCGCTTCGCAAAAATCATCCCTACTGAAAATATATACATCGTTACCAACGAATCTTATGCGGACTTAATCAAGGAGCAGTTGCCGGAATTAGCGGAAGAACAAATCCTTTTGGAACCGGCTCGTCGCAATACAGCTCCTTGTATCGCTTATGCGGCTTATCATATTAAGGCATGCAATCCGGAAGCCAATATTGTCGTAGCCCCTTCCGACCATCTGATCTTAAAAGAGGATGTTTTCTTGAGGGACGTTCAAAAGGCGTTGGATTTCGTGAAGAGAAACCGTGCGTTGGTCACCTTGGGCATCAAGCCTAGCCGCCCGGAAACAGGATACGGATATATCCAAAGCAGTGATACGGTAGTAGATGATTTCACCAAGGTGAAGACCTTTACTGAAAAACCGAACCTCGAGTTGGCAAAGGTATTTATGGAAAGTGGAGAATTCTTCTGGAATTCTGGCTTGTTCGTCTGGAACGTGAATACGATCTTGGAAGCGTTCTCTAAATATCTCCCGGATATCAGCAGCCGTTTCGATCTAGGTAAGGATAAATTTAATACCCCGGAAGAAAAAGCGTTCATCCAAGAGAATTTCCCTTATTGCCTAAATATATCCATCGACTACGGTATCATGGAGAAAGCGCACAACGTATATATGCTATGTGTAGATTTCGGTTGGGCCGACCTCGGTAGCTGGGGATCTTTGTTCGACCTAGCGAATAAAGACGAAAATGAGAACGCAGTATTGAAAAATAACGAGGCAATGCTATACGAATGCTCCGGCAATGTGATCGCATTAAATAACCCGAAACGTCTAGCCGTTATCCAAGGGCTAAAAGATTGCATCGTGGCTGAGTCCGGAAACGTATTATTGATTTGTAAGAAGGATGACGAACAACGTATCAAACAATTCGTAGCCGACGCTAAAATCAAATACGGAAAAGAATACAACTAA
- a CDS encoding FtsX-like permease family protein, which yields MNLPFYIARRYLFSKKSHNAINIISMVSVCGVVVATIALVCALSVYNGFNDLVSSLFSNFDPELKIMPRKGKVFDPTSEEIRKVRELPGIVCFSEVLQDNALVRYRDRQGVATLKGVDEQYEKLAQIDSILIDGKFLLNDEVANYANMGIGLAFSLGINAGFVSPLEIYAPKREEKVNMANPASSFNLEYAYIGAVFRTDQQVYDDSYMIVPLSLARSLFNYDKEVTAVELKVKDSGDIAPVKKEIQRILGDQYIVQDRFEQQEASFKMMQVEKWMTFLILTFILAIALFNVVGSLSMLMIEKQEDVSTLRNMGADDSLIRRIFLFEGWMISGFGALIGVLIGVVLCLLQQEFGFIKLGEAAGAFIIEAYPVRVVTVDIITVFVTVLTIGFLAAWYPVRYLAKKLKIEN from the coding sequence TTGAATCTTCCGTTCTATATAGCCCGGCGATATCTCTTTTCGAAGAAGTCGCACAATGCCATAAATATCATATCGATGGTATCGGTATGCGGGGTTGTTGTCGCCACGATCGCCTTAGTATGCGCCTTGTCGGTCTATAATGGTTTCAACGATTTGGTATCTTCTCTCTTCAGCAATTTTGATCCGGAGTTGAAGATCATGCCCCGGAAAGGGAAGGTTTTCGACCCGACCTCGGAAGAGATACGTAAGGTGAGGGAATTGCCCGGCATTGTTTGTTTTAGTGAGGTATTGCAGGACAATGCCTTGGTCCGTTATCGAGATCGTCAGGGTGTAGCTACCTTGAAAGGTGTAGACGAGCAATATGAGAAACTGGCGCAGATCGATAGTATCTTGATCGATGGAAAGTTCCTTCTGAATGACGAGGTAGCGAATTATGCGAATATGGGGATCGGATTGGCTTTCTCGCTAGGAATAAACGCAGGCTTTGTCTCTCCGCTGGAGATCTACGCTCCGAAGCGGGAGGAGAAGGTGAACATGGCGAATCCGGCTTCTTCTTTCAATTTGGAATATGCTTATATCGGTGCTGTCTTTCGTACGGACCAACAGGTTTACGATGATTCATATATGATCGTGCCTTTGTCATTGGCCCGTTCTTTATTTAATTATGATAAAGAAGTGACAGCGGTGGAATTGAAGGTGAAAGATAGCGGAGATATCGCTCCGGTAAAGAAAGAGATTCAACGTATCCTAGGTGATCAATATATCGTGCAAGACCGTTTTGAGCAACAAGAGGCTTCTTTCAAGATGATGCAAGTCGAGAAATGGATGACCTTCTTGATCCTTACTTTTATATTGGCGATCGCCTTATTCAACGTGGTGGGTTCTTTATCCATGTTGATGATCGAGAAACAGGAGGATGTGAGTACACTGCGTAATATGGGGGCTGATGACAGTCTGATCCGTCGGATTTTCTTGTTTGAAGGCTGGATGATCTCCGGTTTTGGAGCTTTGATCGGAGTCTTGATCGGGGTTGTACTTTGCTTGCTACAACAAGAGTTTGGCTTTATAAAACTAGGGGAAGCTGCCGGAGCGTTTATTATAGAGGCTTATCCAGTACGTGTAGTCACGGTGGATATAATAACAGTCTTTGTAACGGTATTAACGATAGGCTTTTTGGCTGCGTGGTATCCTGTACGATATCTTGCTAAGAAGTTGAAAATTGAGAATTGA
- the rbfA gene encoding 30S ribosome-binding factor RbfA, producing MESTRLQKIERLLQKELSDIFQKQTQGMHGVLVSVSVVRVSPDLSVARAYLSIFPSDKSQELLEAIRSNTKAIRFDLGQRIRLQVRKIPELSFFIDDSLDYIENIDNLLHK from the coding sequence ATGGAAAGTACTAGATTACAAAAGATCGAACGCCTTCTTCAGAAGGAGTTGAGTGATATATTTCAGAAGCAGACGCAAGGAATGCATGGCGTATTGGTCTCTGTCAGCGTAGTTCGTGTAAGTCCGGATTTAAGTGTGGCGAGAGCTTATTTAAGCATTTTCCCGTCGGACAAATCGCAAGAGCTATTGGAGGCTATACGGAGCAATACGAAAGCGATCCGTTTTGATTTGGGGCAACGTATTCGTTTGCAGGTTCGTAAGATTCCTGAATTGAGCTTCTTTATAGACGATTCATTGGATTATATCGAGAATATCGACAATCTTTTGCATAAGTAA